Proteins from a single region of Dysosmobacter acutus:
- a CDS encoding alpha/beta fold hydrolase → MSRLEEEYVSINGIEQFLLHYPKAPGTPILLYLHGGPGSVESLFAYELDNAWGDLFTHVHWDQRGAGKTLRRNKRAGLPKTVDQMLDDLHGVIGHLQRKYGIKQVVLLGHSWGSLLGSLYVFRHPETVLAYIGAGQVVSMLENERTAYQETLAMAQKAGNQAHLRTLEKMGEYPPGDPELLLKLLPKMRKIQEAYDNGPVSGSGLGDLLHTLRHSPSFQWGDLISFMQIMKVNHPLHLEMLSFNLREFPPHYKVPVHYILGEMDTITSTSLGKAYFDTIDAPYKTITTIPGAGHNLMHERPGEFAAALRAVRQTL, encoded by the coding sequence ATGAGTCGATTGGAAGAGGAGTACGTCTCAATCAACGGCATTGAACAGTTTTTGCTGCACTACCCCAAAGCACCCGGCACCCCGATCCTGCTGTATCTCCACGGCGGCCCCGGCAGCGTCGAATCGCTGTTTGCGTACGAGCTGGACAACGCGTGGGGCGATCTGTTCACCCATGTGCATTGGGATCAGCGCGGCGCGGGCAAAACCCTCCGCAGAAACAAGAGAGCCGGTCTGCCCAAGACAGTGGATCAAATGCTGGATGATTTGCACGGCGTGATAGGGCATTTGCAGCGCAAGTACGGGATTAAACAGGTGGTCCTCTTAGGTCATTCCTGGGGCAGCCTGCTGGGCAGCCTGTATGTGTTCCGGCATCCTGAAACCGTCTTGGCATACATCGGCGCAGGACAGGTCGTCAGTATGCTGGAGAACGAGCGGACCGCGTATCAGGAAACGCTGGCAATGGCTCAAAAGGCGGGAAACCAGGCGCATCTCCGGACACTGGAAAAGATGGGGGAGTATCCCCCCGGCGACCCGGAGCTGCTGCTGAAGCTCCTGCCGAAAATGCGGAAAATTCAGGAAGCTTATGACAATGGCCCGGTCTCGGGTTCCGGTCTGGGTGATCTGCTCCACACCCTACGGCACAGCCCATCCTTTCAATGGGGCGATTTGATCAGTTTTATGCAAATCATGAAAGTGAATCACCCCCTCCACCTGGAAATGCTGTCCTTCAACCTCCGTGAGTTCCCACCCCATTATAAAGTGCCGGTTCACTACATTCTTGGAGAAATGGATACCATCACTTCAACGTCTCTTGGCAAAGCGTATTTTGATACGATCGACGCTCCTTACAAAACAATCACCACGATTCCGGGAGCGGGCCACAATCTCATGCATGAACGGCCCGGTGAATTTGCCGCTGCGCTTCGTGCTGTGCGGCAGACACTGTAG
- a CDS encoding DUF3169 family protein, with protein sequence MEMNRVKQENKKAFPKFILVVVLAAAFGGVLGFGIGIAGDVGLPEAISAWLEVFWRTVTPWAIPVISVVLLGAAWGKYRLARKQAAIWDGEDEAVMDRVDQELNWTMLLGQVTMILDFFLMAAGSICLRGTGSNLAVVGWFILSCAIVVVIQQKAVDLTRAMNPEKQGSVYDMKFQKKWFSSCDEAERAQIGQAAYRAFRTTSSACIFLWMMLVFGSFLFDFGLMPVFVLTVIWGVLQVSYLLECVRMGRGK encoded by the coding sequence ATGGAGATGAATCGTGTAAAACAGGAGAATAAAAAGGCGTTCCCCAAATTCATATTGGTGGTCGTTCTTGCCGCTGCCTTTGGCGGTGTGCTGGGGTTTGGCATTGGCATTGCCGGGGATGTGGGACTTCCCGAGGCGATTAGCGCCTGGCTGGAAGTGTTTTGGCGCACCGTGACGCCCTGGGCTATCCCGGTGATCTCCGTGGTGCTGTTAGGCGCCGCCTGGGGAAAATATCGTTTGGCCAGAAAGCAGGCTGCAATCTGGGACGGCGAGGATGAGGCGGTCATGGACAGAGTCGATCAGGAGCTGAACTGGACGATGCTGCTGGGCCAGGTCACAATGATCCTGGACTTCTTTCTCATGGCCGCGGGCAGCATCTGCCTTCGGGGAACTGGGTCCAATTTGGCGGTGGTGGGCTGGTTTATCCTCTCCTGCGCCATTGTGGTGGTGATCCAGCAGAAGGCGGTGGACCTGACCCGCGCCATGAACCCGGAGAAGCAGGGCAGCGTATATGATATGAAATTTCAGAAGAAGTGGTTTTCAAGCTGTGACGAGGCGGAGCGCGCGCAGATCGGCCAGGCCGCTTACCGTGCCTTCCGGACCACCAGCAGTGCCTGCATCTTTCTCTGGATGATGCTTGTATTTGGCAGCTTTCTCTTTGACTTCGGGCTGATGCCGGTGTTCGTGCTGACGGTGATCTGGGGCGTGCTGCAGGTGAGCTATCTGCTGGAGTGCGTCCGTATGGGGCGGGGAAAGTGA
- a CDS encoding helix-turn-helix transcriptional regulator has protein sequence MPLYNRLKEHRARLGVNQQEMGALVGVSRQTISQIERGDYSPSVTLALKIAGVCGAAVEDIFSYQED, from the coding sequence ATGCCGCTCTATAATCGGCTCAAAGAGCATCGGGCCCGGCTTGGAGTGAATCAGCAGGAGATGGGGGCGTTGGTGGGAGTTTCCCGCCAAACCATCAGCCAGATTGAGCGGGGAGACTATTCCCCGTCGGTGACGCTGGCGCTGAAGATCGCCGGGGTCTGCGGCGCAGCGGTAGAGGATATTTTTTCATATCAGGAGGATTGA
- a CDS encoding TipAS antibiotic-recognition domain-containing protein has product MFGRMPESIRQCSIREFGGVEQWKEHYIAALSSADMQRQYAELVEWYGGKEAYLSAVKNPISTEDAGRCKDQLEKLQQKLSKKRDCGLTSPAVQRLIGAYALVMKTISQAKEEKGLMLAQARFYRDERTRQAVDARYGDGTAEFFARAIEAFYRR; this is encoded by the coding sequence ATGTTCGGCCGAATGCCTGAATCCATCAGGCAGTGTTCCATCCGGGAATTCGGCGGTGTGGAACAGTGGAAGGAGCACTACATAGCGGCCCTGTCCTCAGCGGATATGCAGCGGCAGTACGCGGAGTTGGTGGAGTGGTACGGGGGAAAAGAGGCATATCTCTCCGCCGTAAAGAATCCGATCAGTACCGAAGATGCCGGGCGCTGTAAAGATCAGTTGGAGAAGCTCCAGCAAAAGCTGAGCAAAAAGCGGGACTGTGGTCTCACCTCTCCTGCGGTCCAGAGGCTCATTGGGGCATATGCACTTGTCATGAAGACCATCTCTCAGGCAAAGGAGGAGAAAGGACTTATGCTGGCCCAGGCCCGTTTCTACCGGGACGAGCGGACCCGGCAGGCTGTGGATGCGCGGTACGGAGACGGGACGGCGGAGTTCTTCGCCCGGGCCATCGAAGCGTTTTACCGACGGTGA
- a CDS encoding MerR family DNA-binding transcriptional regulator translates to MMTVKEMAGRTGISARTLHYYDEIGLLVPTERSGAGYRQSCSRPCSAECLNPSGSVPSGNSAVWNSGRSTT, encoded by the coding sequence ATGATGACGGTCAAAGAGATGGCAGGGCGCACGGGGATCAGTGCGCGGACGCTTCACTATTATGATGAGATCGGGCTGCTTGTGCCCACGGAGAGAAGCGGGGCGGGATACCGCCAGAGCTGTTCCAGACCATGTTCGGCCGAATGCCTGAATCCATCAGGCAGTGTTCCATCCGGGAATTCGGCGGTGTGGAACAGTGGAAGGAGCACTACATAG
- a CDS encoding spore germination protein — MEQLSQDFAANQKIFDQLLGVGRNYDMVSRDFIIGGRRVRVWVLDGYGEDAVLERMGSFWLNISPERVRDIKEMQEFADGFVTFCEVNVSFSYEDIVTSVLLGKTLLIMDGVRGAALIDAKKYPVRSVEEPADGKVLRGSHDGFVETLLHNTALIRRRIRDPRLTMENHKVGGRSKTDIVLCYLEDRVDKKLLEQVRKKVTNLDVNSISMGQESVAEAMMAPQWYNPFPKVRYTERPDAAAASVMEGEILLLVDNSPSVMILPTTFFDFVQEANDFYFPPLIGSYLRLVRFMVFLLSLIITPVWYLLASHPADLPQYLAFLKVEEPSGVPLLLQLVIVEFLVDILKLASLNTPSSLANSFSMLGALILGDFAVQARWLVPEVLVYMAFVSIATFAQPSFELGYAFKLIRLVLLVLIALFEWWGFGLGILGALVLMATTKPLVGPGYLYPLIPFNWKAMRGLLIRRPISRKNT; from the coding sequence ATGGAACAGCTGTCACAGGATTTTGCCGCCAACCAGAAAATTTTTGATCAGCTTCTTGGTGTGGGGCGCAACTACGATATGGTTTCAAGAGACTTTATCATCGGCGGCCGCCGGGTTCGGGTCTGGGTGTTGGACGGCTACGGGGAAGACGCGGTGCTGGAGCGGATGGGCTCCTTCTGGCTGAATATATCGCCGGAACGGGTGCGGGATATCAAAGAGATGCAGGAATTTGCAGACGGGTTCGTTACCTTCTGCGAGGTGAACGTCAGCTTCTCCTATGAAGACATTGTCACGTCGGTGCTGCTGGGCAAGACTCTGCTGATCATGGATGGGGTGCGCGGCGCGGCGCTGATCGACGCGAAAAAGTATCCGGTCCGCAGCGTGGAGGAGCCGGCGGACGGCAAGGTGCTCCGGGGCTCTCACGACGGCTTTGTGGAGACGCTGCTGCACAACACGGCTCTGATCCGCCGCCGGATCCGGGATCCGCGGCTGACCATGGAAAACCACAAGGTGGGCGGCCGGTCCAAAACGGACATTGTCCTCTGCTACCTGGAGGACCGGGTGGACAAAAAGCTGCTGGAGCAGGTCCGGAAGAAAGTGACCAATCTTGATGTGAATTCCATCTCCATGGGCCAGGAGAGCGTGGCGGAGGCCATGATGGCGCCCCAGTGGTACAACCCCTTTCCCAAGGTACGCTATACGGAGCGGCCAGATGCGGCGGCCGCCAGTGTGATGGAGGGAGAGATCCTCCTGCTGGTGGACAACTCTCCGTCGGTGATGATTCTGCCCACCACGTTTTTCGATTTTGTCCAGGAGGCCAACGACTTCTATTTTCCGCCTCTGATCGGATCCTACCTGCGGCTGGTGCGGTTCATGGTGTTTTTGCTGTCCCTGATCATCACGCCGGTGTGGTATCTGCTGGCCAGCCATCCGGCGGACCTTCCCCAGTACCTGGCCTTCCTGAAAGTGGAGGAGCCCAGCGGTGTGCCTCTGCTGCTGCAGCTGGTCATCGTGGAGTTTTTGGTGGACATTCTGAAGTTAGCCTCCCTCAATACCCCAAGCTCGCTGGCCAACTCCTTCTCCATGTTGGGAGCTCTGATCCTGGGCGACTTTGCGGTCCAGGCCCGCTGGCTGGTGCCAGAGGTGCTGGTCTATATGGCCTTTGTATCCATTGCGACCTTTGCCCAGCCCAGCTTTGAATTGGGCTATGCCTTCAAGCTCATTCGGCTTGTACTCCTTGTTTTGATCGCCCTCTTTGAGTGGTGGGGCTTTGGCCTTGGCATTCTGGGCGCCCTGGTGCTGATGGCCACCACCAAGCCCCTGGTGGGACCCGGGTATCTCTACCCCCTGATTCCCTTCAACTGGAAGGCCATGCGCGGTCTGCTCATACGCCGGCCAATCAGCCGGAAAAACACGTAA
- a CDS encoding zinc-ribbon domain-containing protein, with the protein MAMNNCPKCGKEIPDAVQACPICGYVPEEYKVTVQGRHSSAATAVAALREVCGYTADRAAQVLNAMPEVVYTTGALEEAVHMAQLLSDAGFDAALYGKDGQVCFQRDLKD; encoded by the coding sequence ATGGCTATGAACAACTGTCCGAAATGTGGCAAAGAGATTCCGGATGCAGTGCAGGCCTGCCCTATCTGCGGCTATGTACCGGAGGAGTACAAAGTGACGGTACAGGGCCGCCACAGCAGCGCCGCCACAGCGGTGGCCGCCCTGCGGGAGGTCTGTGGGTATACCGCCGACCGTGCGGCCCAGGTGCTGAATGCCATGCCGGAGGTGGTGTACACCACCGGGGCGCTGGAGGAGGCCGTACATATGGCGCAGCTGCTGTCTGACGCCGGGTTTGATGCGGCGCTGTACGGCAAGGACGGCCAGGTATGCTTCCAAAGGGATCTGAAGGACTGA
- a CDS encoding GNAT family N-acetyltransferase, giving the protein MIFKKVTNSDGAKLRRYYRNCSYGLCEYSVGTKMMWRDELHPMYAEEAGCLIVKNLHQGQTVFDYPVPGPEGDEDAALTAIETWCLEQGIAPVISVVPDCKAAGLMTRYPYVKISNLRTWRDYLYDADALGTFAGRKYSGQRNHINKFRAACPDAVFRVLTHDDSALIDGFWADYDAVFTKDDKKAKSELRYAKRTMALAGKPWFCAGGMELNGRLISLALGERCGDTLIVHIEKALYGYEGVYPATVQAFAQAFSDGARYSERARYINREDDAADRGLRTSKLQYLPVKLAPKYCFEPANELIHVPQIPELRTQRLTLSAITQEDAEPYYKLCMDRDRNRWWGYDDPAGVEGELCEDSFLRIAQADFEKRRAVNFAVRLEGKMIGEAILYRFDYRGGAELGCRIAPEYAGHGYGTEAFTAVAEWGLYKVHLARIVAKCFHENEASRKMLASCMRPNGQDDTFYYFQKVV; this is encoded by the coding sequence TTGATATTTAAGAAGGTAACGAACAGTGACGGAGCCAAGCTCCGCAGATATTACCGCAACTGCTCTTATGGGCTGTGCGAATACTCGGTTGGAACCAAAATGATGTGGCGGGATGAACTCCACCCCATGTATGCGGAAGAGGCGGGCTGCCTGATTGTGAAAAACCTCCACCAGGGCCAGACTGTGTTCGATTATCCGGTGCCCGGCCCGGAGGGGGATGAGGATGCGGCGCTGACGGCCATTGAAACCTGGTGCCTGGAGCAGGGGATCGCTCCGGTGATCTCCGTGGTGCCGGACTGCAAGGCGGCGGGGCTGATGACCCGCTATCCCTATGTGAAGATCAGCAACCTGCGGACCTGGCGGGACTATCTCTATGATGCGGATGCTCTTGGCACCTTTGCCGGGCGGAAGTACTCCGGCCAGCGCAATCACATCAACAAATTCCGCGCCGCCTGTCCCGACGCCGTGTTTCGGGTGCTGACGCATGACGACTCTGCCCTCATCGACGGATTTTGGGCGGACTACGACGCGGTGTTCACCAAGGACGACAAGAAGGCGAAAAGCGAGCTGCGCTATGCCAAACGGACCATGGCTCTTGCCGGGAAGCCCTGGTTCTGCGCCGGAGGCATGGAGCTGAACGGGCGCCTGATCTCTCTTGCCTTAGGGGAACGCTGCGGGGATACGCTGATCGTCCACATCGAGAAGGCGCTCTACGGCTATGAGGGGGTTTACCCCGCCACGGTGCAGGCCTTTGCCCAGGCATTTTCCGACGGCGCGCGCTACAGCGAGCGGGCCCGCTATATCAACCGGGAGGACGATGCCGCCGACCGGGGGCTGCGAACCTCCAAGCTGCAGTACCTGCCGGTGAAGCTTGCGCCGAAATACTGTTTTGAGCCGGCCAACGAGCTGATCCATGTGCCTCAGATTCCGGAGCTGCGGACACAGCGGCTGACGCTGTCCGCCATCACGCAGGAGGATGCGGAGCCCTACTACAAGCTGTGCATGGACCGGGACCGGAACCGCTGGTGGGGCTATGACGACCCCGCCGGCGTGGAGGGCGAACTGTGTGAAGACAGCTTCCTGCGCATCGCCCAGGCGGACTTTGAAAAGCGCAGAGCCGTCAACTTTGCCGTGCGCCTGGAGGGGAAGATGATCGGCGAGGCCATTTTGTACCGGTTCGACTACCGGGGCGGCGCGGAGCTTGGGTGCCGCATTGCGCCGGAGTACGCAGGCCATGGCTACGGAACAGAGGCCTTCACCGCCGTGGCGGAGTGGGGGCTCTACAAGGTCCACCTGGCGCGGATTGTGGCGAAATGCTTCCATGAGAATGAGGCCTCCCGGAAGATGCTGGCCTCCTGCATGCGGCCCAACGGACAGGACGACACATTTTATTACTTCCAGAAAGTGGTCTGA
- a CDS encoding alpha/beta hydrolase, with translation MESETLQNRQQAVARRLERLNQRRARDRYFRPGGKSGTGTLLYLHGGGFVSGDGAYMESVAGLIAGQTGRCVRCVDYRLAPEHPCPAAAEDAEAACLALWREGTAPEKTAFVGDSSGGGLALALCQRLRDSGLPLPAGWIALSPWVDLTRTCGGFDGFLSGEDLARWAEQYGGKLELRAISPLFGGLAGLPPALLFAGGEELLRSDAERLCQGIIDAGGRCELTVAPGKGHCYVLAGGNQARADFARMRAFLDDVLRDTVD, from the coding sequence ATGGAGAGTGAGACGCTGCAAAACCGCCAGCAGGCGGTGGCCCGGCGGCTGGAGCGGCTGAACCAGAGGCGGGCGCGCGACCGGTATTTCCGGCCGGGCGGCAAATCGGGGACAGGAACCCTGCTCTACCTCCACGGCGGGGGATTCGTCTCCGGTGATGGAGCCTACATGGAGTCGGTGGCCGGCCTGATAGCCGGGCAGACCGGACGGTGCGTCCGCTGCGTGGACTACCGTCTGGCGCCGGAGCATCCCTGCCCCGCCGCGGCAGAGGATGCGGAGGCGGCCTGCCTTGCGCTTTGGCGGGAGGGGACGGCGCCGGAGAAAACCGCCTTTGTGGGCGACTCCTCCGGCGGCGGATTGGCGCTGGCCCTTTGCCAGCGGCTGCGGGACAGTGGACTTCCACTGCCCGCGGGGTGGATAGCCCTGTCGCCTTGGGTGGATCTGACCCGCACTTGCGGGGGATTCGACGGCTTCTTATCCGGAGAGGATCTGGCGCGGTGGGCGGAACAATATGGCGGGAAACTGGAGCTGCGGGCCATTTCCCCCCTCTTCGGCGGTCTTGCCGGCCTGCCACCAGCGCTGCTCTTCGCCGGTGGGGAGGAGCTGCTGCGCTCCGACGCTGAGCGGCTTTGTCAGGGGATTATAGACGCGGGCGGCCGGTGTGAGCTCACGGTGGCCCCGGGCAAGGGCCACTGCTATGTCCTGGCGGGAGGGAACCAGGCCAGGGCGGATTTCGCGCGCATGCGCGCCTTTTTGGACGATGTGCTCCGGGATACTGTGGACTGA
- a CDS encoding DegV family protein: protein MGVRIITDSTCDLEFKTQQELNVEVVPLSVIFEDGIYRDGVEISKEAFYEKQASVKVLPKTAQVNPAEFCDVFEENREDEIVGIFLSSKLSGTFQSACIAKEMLGGRQIHLVDSLNATVGLGLLVRQAAAMRARGLGAGEIAREIESLKKRVRFVAFVNTLKYLKMGGRIPASTAVLGTMLGISPVVSLENGKLESIGKVKGKQKILEFTTSFVNHHLIDHQYPVAFAHSHALETAAAYREKCCRAFHIENSVMDELGAVIGTHAGPGCYGMAYIEREK from the coding sequence ATGGGAGTCAGAATCATTACCGACAGCACCTGTGATTTGGAATTCAAAACCCAGCAGGAGCTGAATGTCGAGGTGGTCCCCCTCAGCGTGATCTTTGAAGACGGCATCTACCGCGATGGCGTGGAGATCAGCAAGGAGGCTTTTTACGAGAAGCAGGCCAGTGTCAAGGTGCTGCCCAAGACCGCGCAGGTCAATCCGGCGGAGTTTTGCGACGTGTTTGAGGAAAACCGGGAGGACGAGATTGTGGGCATCTTTCTCTCCTCAAAGCTCAGCGGCACGTTCCAGTCCGCCTGCATTGCAAAGGAGATGTTAGGCGGCAGGCAGATCCATCTGGTGGATTCGCTGAATGCGACGGTTGGCCTGGGGCTGCTGGTCCGGCAGGCCGCCGCCATGCGGGCGCGGGGCCTGGGCGCCGGGGAGATCGCAAGGGAAATCGAATCGCTGAAAAAGCGGGTCCGATTCGTGGCCTTTGTCAACACCCTGAAGTATCTGAAGATGGGCGGCCGGATTCCCGCCTCCACCGCCGTCTTAGGGACCATGCTTGGCATTTCTCCGGTGGTCTCCCTTGAAAACGGGAAACTGGAGTCCATCGGGAAGGTCAAGGGGAAACAGAAAATCCTGGAGTTCACCACCAGCTTTGTGAACCACCATCTGATCGACCACCAGTATCCCGTGGCCTTTGCCCATTCCCACGCGCTGGAGACGGCGGCGGCCTACCGGGAAAAGTGCTGCAGGGCCTTTCACATTGAAAACAGCGTTATGGATGAGTTGGGCGCCGTGATCGGCACCCACGCCGGGCCGGGCTGCTACGGCATGGCCTATATTGAGCGGGAAAAATAG
- a CDS encoding MarR family winged helix-turn-helix transcriptional regulator, translating to MDQFETECNDFLVNVFGSILKAEEEMIRRNHDADITISELHLIAAVGRRPEGCTVSELAAALDITASSVTIAANKLMAKECLRKRKSESDGRSVRLTLTPRGKKLCAYHDSFHQKMVQAVSSHLNPEEKAALISSMEKLSAFFEIKHFRALLDGET from the coding sequence GTGGACCAGTTTGAAACCGAATGCAATGACTTCCTGGTCAACGTGTTCGGCAGCATTTTGAAGGCGGAGGAGGAGATGATCCGCCGCAACCACGACGCGGACATCACCATCAGCGAGCTCCATCTGATCGCCGCGGTGGGCCGCCGTCCTGAAGGCTGCACCGTCAGCGAGCTGGCCGCGGCGCTGGATATCACCGCCTCCTCCGTCACCATCGCGGCCAACAAGCTGATGGCCAAGGAGTGCCTGCGCAAGCGGAAAAGTGAAAGCGACGGGCGCTCGGTCCGCCTCACGCTGACGCCCCGGGGCAAAAAGTTGTGCGCCTACCACGACAGCTTTCATCAGAAAATGGTGCAGGCCGTGTCCTCCCATCTGAATCCGGAGGAAAAGGCCGCGTTGATATCCAGCATGGAAAAGCTCAGCGCCTTTTTTGAAATAAAACACTTCCGCGCCCTTTTGGACGGGGAAACTTAA
- a CDS encoding sensor histidine kinase, with protein MTKRIFRSIVLSSVAVLLASTALIMGVLYEYFTARLETELATETGYIAQGVIAQGETYLRSLKPGNSRITWVDSDGSVLYDNREDASAMENHAGREEIRQAMESGTGTSSRYSDTLSQQAIYYAQRLSDNTVLRVSSQKYTVWVLLLQVLQPAMFILLAALILGLFLASRLSQKIIRPINALDLQHPEEGECYDELAPLLGRIRSQNEVIGRQMEELRRRQKEFTAITENMSEGFLIVDRNTNILSYNSAALRLLEAQAPDGVSILTLNRSWAVRSAVESALDGQRCEQRMEKDGRVEQLIANPVREGEQVAGAVLVILDVTEKEQRETLRREFTANVSHELKTPLTSILGTAEIIENGMVKSEDVGHFAGNIRKETQRLIDMVGDIIKLSRLDEGDSGAKWEEVELLALSRSVARQLSDAARRAQVSFQVEGEDAAVPGVGQIVEEMLYNLCDNAVAYNHPGGSVTVEVRKEAGGARVTVSDTGAGIPKDQQSRIFERFYRVDKSRSSKGTGLGLSIVKHGALYLGASVEVESEVGRGSTFTLHFKG; from the coding sequence ATGACAAAACGAATTTTTCGCTCCATCGTCCTCTCCTCCGTGGCGGTGCTGCTGGCCTCCACGGCGCTGATCATGGGCGTGCTCTATGAGTATTTCACCGCCCGGCTGGAGACGGAGCTGGCCACGGAGACCGGATACATTGCCCAGGGCGTGATAGCGCAGGGAGAGACCTATCTGCGGAGCCTGAAGCCCGGAAACAGCCGCATCACCTGGGTCGACTCTGACGGAAGCGTACTTTATGACAACCGGGAGGACGCCTCCGCCATGGAAAACCACGCCGGCCGGGAGGAAATCCGGCAGGCGATGGAGAGCGGAACGGGTACGTCCTCCCGCTATTCCGACACATTATCCCAGCAGGCCATCTACTATGCCCAGCGCCTCTCCGACAACACGGTGCTGCGGGTGTCCAGCCAGAAGTACACTGTGTGGGTGTTGCTGCTGCAAGTGCTTCAGCCGGCCATGTTCATCCTGCTGGCAGCTCTGATCCTTGGACTGTTCCTGGCGTCCCGGCTGTCCCAGAAGATCATCCGGCCCATCAACGCCCTGGACCTTCAGCATCCGGAGGAGGGGGAGTGCTATGACGAGCTGGCTCCCCTCTTAGGCCGGATCCGCAGTCAGAACGAGGTGATCGGCAGACAGATGGAGGAGCTGCGCCGCCGCCAGAAGGAGTTCACCGCCATTACGGAGAACATGAGCGAGGGCTTTTTGATCGTTGACCGAAACACCAACATCCTGTCCTATAATTCCGCGGCGCTGCGGCTGCTGGAGGCCCAGGCGCCGGACGGCGTCAGCATCCTGACCCTGAACCGCAGCTGGGCGGTGCGCTCCGCCGTGGAATCCGCCCTGGACGGCCAGCGCTGCGAGCAGCGCATGGAAAAGGACGGCCGGGTGGAGCAGCTCATTGCCAATCCCGTGCGGGAGGGCGAGCAGGTCGCCGGCGCGGTGCTGGTGATTTTAGACGTGACGGAAAAGGAGCAGCGGGAGACGCTGCGCCGCGAGTTTACCGCCAACGTGTCACATGAGCTGAAAACGCCGCTGACCTCCATCCTTGGCACGGCGGAGATTATTGAAAACGGCATGGTGAAGAGCGAGGATGTGGGCCACTTTGCAGGGAACATCCGAAAGGAGACCCAGCGGCTCATCGATATGGTGGGGGACATCATCAAGCTCAGCCGCCTGGACGAGGGCGACAGCGGCGCCAAGTGGGAAGAGGTGGAGCTGCTGGCCTTAAGCCGGTCGGTGGCGCGGCAGCTCTCCGACGCGGCCCGGCGCGCCCAGGTCTCCTTCCAGGTGGAGGGCGAGGACGCGGCGGTGCCGGGCGTGGGACAGATCGTGGAGGAGATGCTTTATAACCTCTGCGACAACGCCGTGGCCTACAACCACCCCGGCGGCAGCGTCACCGTAGAGGTGCGCAAGGAGGCGGGCGGCGCCAGAGTCACGGTCAGCGACACCGGCGCCGGCATCCCCAAGGACCAGCAAAGCCGCATTTTTGAGCGGTTTTACCGGGTGGACAAAAGCCGCAGCAGCAAGGGGACCGGACTGGGCCTCTCCATTGTTAAGCACGGCGCCCTCTACTTGGGTGCGTCCGTGGAGGTGGAGAGCGAGGTGGGCCGGGGCAGCACGTTCACGCTGCACTTCAAAGGATAG
- a CDS encoding response regulator transcription factor, with amino-acid sequence MIYLVEDDDSIRDFVIYTLKSQGMEAAGFGLPSQFWKAVENKAPSLVILDLMLPEEDGLHILKRLRAAPATEKTPIILLTAKGTEYDKVVGLDAGADDYVAKPFGMLELLSRIRALLRRTEKAPGEYRLGSLYLCPEKHVIRVDGEDVVLTQKEFQILCLLVENRGVVFTRAQLIDRVWGYDFDGETRTVDVHIRTLRQKLKECGAYIETVRGFGYKIGEGT; translated from the coding sequence TTGATCTACCTGGTGGAAGACGACGACAGCATCCGGGATTTTGTAATTTATACGCTGAAGAGCCAGGGGATGGAGGCCGCCGGATTCGGCCTGCCCTCCCAGTTCTGGAAGGCCGTGGAGAACAAGGCTCCCTCCCTGGTGATTCTGGATTTGATGCTGCCTGAGGAGGATGGACTCCACATCCTCAAGCGGCTGCGCGCCGCCCCTGCCACGGAGAAAACACCAATCATCCTGCTTACGGCCAAGGGGACGGAGTACGACAAGGTGGTGGGGCTGGACGCCGGGGCCGACGACTATGTGGCCAAGCCCTTTGGTATGCTGGAGCTGCTGTCCCGGATCAGGGCCCTCCTCCGGCGGACGGAAAAGGCGCCGGGGGAGTACCGGCTGGGCAGCTTATACCTTTGTCCGGAAAAGCACGTGATCCGGGTAGATGGGGAAGACGTGGTGCTGACCCAGAAGGAGTTCCAGATTCTCTGTCTGCTGGTGGAGAACCGGGGTGTGGTCTTTACCCGGGCCCAGCTCATCGACCGGGTCTGGGGATATGACTTTGACGGAGAAACCCGCACGGTGGATGTACATATCCGCACATTGCGCCAGAAGCTGAAAGAGTGCGGCGCGTACATTGAGACCGTCCGGGGATTTGGATACAAAATAGGGGAAGGCACATGA